In a single window of the Carassius gibelio isolate Cgi1373 ecotype wild population from Czech Republic chromosome A12, carGib1.2-hapl.c, whole genome shotgun sequence genome:
- the LOC128025588 gene encoding muscarinic acetylcholine receptor M3-like produces MNLTLSAEPGSFLTNSSPGMRANPVTAFVPCDVNTVNDSLLMHGSNLTVNATLESPESLGGHNIWQIVMIVFLCGSLSLVTITGNILVLVSFKVNKQLKTVNNYYLLSLAFADLIIGVLSMNLYTTYIIMDHWALGNWACDLWLAVDYVASNASVMNLLVISFDRYFSVTRPLTYRAKRTTKRAMTMIGLAWSISFILWAPAILFWQYFVGERTVPPGECYIQFLSEPITTFCTAIAAFYLPVTIMTVLYWRIYKETENRSKELAGLKGSGNQGSPEEPVGNPGSSCSHSSSELHSSSQRSSGRTRTGRFGFWPLSCKAWKGRSGDSDSWNNNETTVSIDQSDQEEEEDGEDARAVYSISENHHPTEDAARPSRKGLSGHTKTSVSSKDQPNASISLKDSALAKRFASKAKTQVNKRKKISLVKEKKAAQTLSAILLAFIITWTPYNIMVLVNTFCDECIPETLWALGYWLCYVNSTVNPMCYALCNKTFRTTFRSILLCQWSQNKPNKPRLQQRQPAATFRKQSPADL; encoded by the coding sequence ATGAACCTGACGCTGAGCGCCGAGCCCGGATCATTCCTGACCAACAGCTCTCCAGGGATGCGGGCCAATCCCGTCACAGCGTTCGTACCATGTGATGTAAACACCGTCAACGATTCGCTCCTCATGCATGGCTCCAATCTGACCGTCAATGCCACTCTGGAGTCACCAGAATCGCTCGGTGGACACAACATCTGGCAGATCGTGATGATCGTGTTCCTGTGCGGCTCGCTGTCCTTAGTCACCATCACCGGCAACATCCTGGTCCTGGTGTCCTTTAAAGTCAACAAGCAGCTGAAGACGGTGAATAACTATTATTTGCTCAGCCTGGCGTTCGCAGACCTCATCATCGGGGTGCTTTCGATGAACCTCTACACTACGTATATAATCATGGACCACTGGGCGCTGGGGAACTGGGCGTGCGATCTGTGGCTAGCGGTCGATTACGTCGCTAGCAATGCTTCAGTGATGAACCTGCTGGTCATCAGCTTCGACAGGTACTTCTCCGTCACGCGTCCGCTGACGTACAGAGCCAAACGCACCACGAAGAGAGCCATGACCATGATCGGTCTTGCCTGGTCCATTTCCTTCATCCTCTGGGCACCAGCTATCCTCTTCTGGCAGTATTTCGTCGGGGAGCGGACGGTTCCTCCAGGAGAATGCTACATCCAGTTCCTCTCTGAGCCGATCACCACTTTCTGCACAGCCATCGCTGCTTTCTATCTGCCTGTCACCATCATGACCGTCCTCTACTGGCGGATCTACAAGGAGACGGAGAACCGCTCCAAAGAGCTGGCTGGACTCAAGGGTTCGGGGAACCAAGGGAGTCCGGAGGAACCCGTGGGGAATCCGGGAAGCTCCTGCAGTCACAGCAGTTCGGAGCTCCACTCGTCCAGCCAGAGAAGCTCTGGGAGAACCAGGACCGGACGGTTTGGGTTCTGGCCGTTGAGTTGTAAAGCTTGGAAGGGTCGCAGCGGCGACTCGGACAGCTGGAATAACAACGAAACCACCGTGTCCATTGACCAGTCGGatcaagaggaggaagaggacggAGAAGACGCCCGAGCCGTGTACTCCATCTCCGAGAATCACCACCCAACTGAAGACGCCGCGAGACCGTCCAGAAAGGGATTGTCCGGTCACACCAAAACATCTGTGAGCTCCAAAGATCAACCCAACGCCAGCATCTCCCTCAAAGACTCGGCGCTCGCCAAACGCTTCGCCTCGAAGGCCAAGACGCAGGTCAACAAGCGCAAGAAGATCTCTCTGGTGAAAGAGAAGAAAGCAGCGCAGACGCTGAGCGCCATCCTCCTGGCCTTCATCATCACGTGGACGCCGTACAACATCATGGTCCTGGTGAACACCTTCTGTGACGAGTGCATCCCCGAGACGCTGTGGGCTCTGGGATACTGGCTGTGTTACGTCAACAGCACAGTTAACCCCATGTGTTACGCGCTCTGCAACAAGACCTTTCGCACCACCTTCAGATCCATCCTGCTGTGTCAGTGGAGTCAGAACAAACCCAACAAGCCTCGGCTCCAGCAGAGACAGCCAGCGGCCACCTTCCGGAAACAGAGTCCTGCAGATCTCTAG